TGGCATCTGCCGCATCTTTCAGAAAAATCGATAGCACCGCCGCAAAAATCAGAATCAAGATAATCGGACTCTTAAACTGATTAAGCAACAGCATCCATGCGCTCGATTTGTGTTTTTGTTTGAGGCTGTTTGCGCTGAACTCATTCAGGCGTTGTTTGGCATCTTGACGGCTTAACCCGGAGGTTGTAGAGTGCATCTGCTGAAGCACCTGATCCGTGGATAAGCTCCAAAACGTGGAGAGTTGGGGATTCATTGGTTTGATTTGCGGTAAATCGGCTGCTTAACGCGACTCGGCAAATTGCTGTCGAATTTTCGCCGCGATTTGATGATCCGTCATCTTGTCAACTGTTTCAATACCTACGATGTGTCTACCGAGGTTATTTTCTTCAAGACGTTTTTTTAGTTCATCTTTTGCCTCACCTGGCCCAAATATCATAATAGCCCTGTTTTGTCACTCTCGCAGTAGTATAATAAGGTATAAACGCGCTTAACCAAGACACAGAGTATGGTACAGCCCCGTCCAGCCGCACCAACAGTAAAATTTGTGGACGAATATTGCCAGTGGTATAAAAGCCTGTTTCCAGAGGTTAGGAGTTTTGAGGCTTTTAAATATCTTCACGTGGGCTGTGTTTCTGAACTAAAACGGAAAACTCTACCAGAAATAGCAAAAATTGTAGGATTGGATAACCACCAAGGTTTGCATCATTTTTTAACTACTTCACCCTGGGATGTAGAGAAGTTAAGAGCTTTGCGATTAGAGCTAATTTTACAGGTTCTAAAAGGTAGACCAATCATTCTAATTATTGATGAGACAGGAGATAAAAAGAAAGGGAATAAGACAGATTATGTGAAACGGCAGTACATAGGTAATTTGGGTAAAGTAGAAAATGGAATTGTAGCAGTCACAGCGTATGGTGTATTCTGTGGGATGACTTTTCCATTACTATTTGAAGTATACAAGCCACGTGAAAGATTAAAGCCAGGCGATAAATATCTAACCAAGCCTCAAATAGCAGCAATAATCATAAAAAAGCTAGAGTTGATGGGTTTTAAATTTAACCTAGTACTAGCAGATAGCTTATATGGTGAGCAGCGCGTTGGGCGGCTTCGCCGACTTGAAGCGACTGCGAACCCGAAGGGGGAGAGTGGTACTAATTTCATATCTGTATTAGACGAACTGGGGTTAAATTACTTAGTAGCGATTCGCTCAAACCATTCTGTAGAGCTACTTACTAGACAACACACTCAATATTTAAAATGGCATAAATTTAAACGGGTATTCTCTGATTTAAGCAGTGAAAATCGTTTTATTAGAGAAATAATTCACGGTAAACGTAGCGAGAATAGGTACTGGCAGATTACCACAGACCGTGA
This region of Nostoc sp. UHCC 0302 genomic DNA includes:
- a CDS encoding IS701 family transposase, encoding MVQPRPAAPTVKFVDEYCQWYKSLFPEVRSFEAFKYLHVGCVSELKRKTLPEIAKIVGLDNHQGLHHFLTTSPWDVEKLRALRLELILQVLKGRPIILIIDETGDKKKGNKTDYVKRQYIGNLGKVENGIVAVTAYGVFCGMTFPLLFEVYKPRERLKPGDKYLTKPQIAAIIIKKLELMGFKFNLVLADSLYGEQRVGRLRRLEATANPKGESGTNFISVLDELGLNYLVAIRSNHSVELLTRQHTQYLKWHKFKRVFSDLSSENRFIREIIHGKRSENRYWQITTDREKLPGNTTWYVMSKYPDLNKRDVGNFYGLRTWVEYGLKQSKNELGWADYRLTNYSDIERWWEIVCSSYLIVSLHSEQMQSSPPKSPSKLADHPWWDDGKGWKNILNNLRLIIQPFTLFNLIYPWLTVFPIPQLDLGFSKLQSIIYRLTSSVFIFLTHPDFYFSSA